The Hyphomonas sediminis genome contains a region encoding:
- a CDS encoding FAD-dependent oxidoreductase: MRELETDCCIAGGGPAGVMLGYLLARQGVDVIILEKHADFFRDFRGDTVHPSTLQAFHEMDLLDTFLERPFQKTETLGLVIEGKPFPLADFRHLPVAAPFVAMMPQWDFLDHLADEGRKFPPFHLMMSAEATKYIDGPGRVTGVIAKTPDGPVQIKAKLTVAADGRSSVLRAQSGLPVKDIGAPIDVFWFRLPRSRGAETESLGRVSSDGLLVMINRGDYWQCALPFPKGADEAIRAAGLEAFRARITRMAPDLADATGEIDSWDKVKLLSVQVNRLERWWKDGLLFIGDAAHAMSPVGGVGVNLAVQDAIAAARILGPALRENRLTTEDLAAVQKRREWPARMTQSAQVLAHNMVLIPALTAKTTIHPPILLRLFSWFPLLRRLPARAVGMGLRPEHWDTALDKP; this comes from the coding sequence ATGCGTGAACTTGAAACTGATTGCTGCATCGCCGGCGGTGGCCCGGCAGGCGTGATGCTGGGCTATCTGCTCGCGCGGCAGGGCGTCGATGTGATCATCCTTGAAAAGCACGCAGATTTTTTCCGGGATTTCCGGGGCGACACGGTCCACCCCTCCACGCTTCAGGCGTTCCATGAAATGGATCTGCTCGATACCTTCCTGGAGCGCCCCTTCCAGAAGACCGAGACACTCGGCCTCGTCATCGAAGGAAAGCCGTTTCCGCTGGCAGACTTTCGCCACCTGCCGGTTGCCGCGCCCTTTGTGGCCATGATGCCGCAATGGGACTTTCTGGACCATCTCGCGGACGAAGGCCGGAAGTTCCCGCCTTTCCATCTGATGATGTCGGCCGAGGCGACGAAATACATCGATGGCCCCGGCCGCGTCACCGGCGTCATCGCGAAAACGCCAGACGGCCCGGTTCAGATCAAGGCAAAGCTGACTGTCGCTGCCGACGGGCGCAGCTCCGTCCTGCGCGCGCAAAGCGGCCTGCCCGTGAAAGATATCGGCGCCCCGATCGATGTCTTCTGGTTCCGTCTGCCGCGCAGCCGCGGCGCCGAAACCGAATCCCTCGGGCGCGTGTCCTCCGATGGCCTGCTCGTGATGATCAATCGCGGCGATTACTGGCAATGCGCCCTGCCTTTTCCCAAAGGCGCCGATGAAGCCATCCGCGCTGCCGGGCTCGAAGCATTCCGGGCACGCATCACCCGCATGGCGCCCGATCTGGCCGACGCAACCGGCGAAATCGACAGCTGGGACAAGGTCAAACTCCTCTCCGTTCAGGTGAACCGGCTGGAGCGCTGGTGGAAAGATGGTCTCCTGTTCATCGGAGACGCTGCCCACGCCATGTCGCCCGTCGGCGGCGTCGGCGTGAACCTCGCGGTTCAGGACGCGATCGCGGCTGCGCGCATCCTCGGCCCGGCATTGCGGGAAAACCGGCTGACCACGGAGGATCTTGCCGCTGTCCAGAAACGCCGCGAATGGCCTGCGCGGATGACGCAGTCTGCCCAGGTGCTCGCCCACAATATGGTGCTCATCCCGGCGCTCACAGCGAAGACAACAATCCATCCGCCGATCCTCCTGCGCCTCTTCAGCTGGTTCCCCCTCCTGCGCCGCCTGCCCGCGCGCGCCGTCGGCATGGGCCTTCGCCCGGAACACTGGGACACCGCGCTCGACAAGCCCTGA
- a CDS encoding prolyl oligopeptidase family serine peptidase codes for MTRRSLTAASALALILTACAQTSAAPAAPVTETVTAPAAVERVTQGNLVLESIPAIPSEVSDRLSAYENVRSHGFLDWTGDGGILITTRFADTNQVHEVNSPGGARKQLTFFDEPVGNATVSPEGGAFLFARDKGGDEYYQGYRFDLETGVITRFTEPGTRNGGALWSDDGSQAAWARTNPGDPNNDIIVGNPADAASVRVALEGEGATGPVDWSNDGSKLLLQRYISISESRLFVLDVASGETTQVNPDDTVAYSGGALLPDGSVLTATDKDSEFTNLVRIAPDGGVTNYTADINWGVSDWDLSPDGKTVAFTLNEGGLGTIRLLDIESGQVRPGPTLPVGIASGIVYSPSGNHVGFTFNSAISPADAWSFDVATLNLTRWTEAETGGLNTENFVEPTLFDYPNAEGMDIPAFIYKPASEGPHPVIISIHGGPEGQSRPGFSSSYQYWANELGLAVVVPNVRGSAGYGKTYVSLDNGLNRKKSVEDIGALLDWVEAQPDLDASKVIVYGGSYGGYMVLASMIDYADRLAAGVDIVGISDFKTFLENTEGYRADLRRAEYGDERDPVVAAFFDEISPLKNASKISKPLFVIQGYNDPRVPYTEAEQILAAVKSNGVPAWFMMAMDEGHGFRKKSNREAQREAETMFLKEVLELE; via the coding sequence ATGACCCGACGCAGCCTCACCGCCGCCAGCGCCCTTGCGCTCATTCTCACCGCCTGCGCCCAGACTTCAGCCGCGCCCGCCGCCCCGGTCACCGAAACAGTTACCGCCCCGGCGGCGGTCGAACGGGTCACGCAGGGCAATCTCGTCCTGGAATCCATCCCTGCCATTCCGTCGGAAGTGTCCGACCGCCTAAGCGCCTACGAGAATGTCCGCAGCCATGGCTTCCTCGACTGGACCGGCGATGGCGGCATTCTCATCACCACGCGCTTTGCAGACACCAACCAGGTCCACGAAGTGAACTCGCCCGGCGGCGCCCGCAAGCAGCTCACCTTCTTTGACGAGCCGGTGGGCAATGCCACTGTCAGCCCGGAAGGCGGCGCTTTCCTGTTCGCCCGCGATAAAGGCGGTGACGAATACTACCAAGGCTACCGCTTCGATCTCGAAACCGGCGTCATCACCCGCTTCACTGAGCCAGGCACCCGCAATGGCGGCGCTCTTTGGTCTGACGATGGCTCCCAGGCCGCCTGGGCACGCACCAATCCCGGCGACCCCAACAACGACATCATCGTCGGCAACCCGGCCGACGCCGCCAGCGTGCGCGTCGCGCTGGAAGGCGAAGGCGCAACTGGCCCGGTAGATTGGTCCAATGACGGATCGAAACTGCTGCTCCAGCGCTACATCTCCATCTCGGAGAGCCGCCTCTTCGTTCTGGATGTCGCCTCCGGCGAGACGACGCAGGTGAACCCTGACGATACGGTCGCCTATTCCGGCGGCGCGTTGCTGCCAGACGGTTCCGTCCTCACCGCCACCGACAAGGACAGCGAATTCACAAACCTCGTCCGTATTGCGCCCGATGGCGGTGTTACCAACTATACCGCAGACATCAACTGGGGCGTTTCCGACTGGGATCTCTCTCCGGATGGAAAGACCGTTGCCTTCACGCTGAATGAAGGCGGCCTTGGCACCATTCGCCTGCTGGATATCGAGAGCGGCCAGGTGCGGCCCGGCCCCACGCTGCCCGTCGGGATTGCGTCCGGCATTGTTTACTCGCCGAGCGGCAACCATGTCGGCTTTACCTTCAACTCGGCGATCAGCCCGGCAGACGCCTGGTCGTTTGACGTGGCCACGCTGAACCTCACGCGTTGGACCGAAGCGGAAACCGGCGGCCTCAACACCGAAAACTTCGTGGAACCCACCCTGTTCGACTATCCGAATGCGGAGGGAATGGACATCCCCGCCTTTATCTACAAGCCCGCCAGCGAAGGCCCGCATCCCGTCATCATCTCCATCCATGGCGGCCCCGAAGGCCAGTCCCGCCCCGGCTTCTCTTCGTCTTACCAATACTGGGCAAATGAGCTTGGCCTCGCCGTTGTCGTTCCGAACGTTCGCGGGTCCGCGGGCTATGGCAAAACCTACGTGTCGCTGGACAACGGCCTTAACCGCAAGAAATCGGTTGAGGATATCGGCGCCCTGCTCGACTGGGTCGAAGCCCAGCCAGATCTAGATGCCAGCAAGGTCATCGTCTATGGCGGTTCCTATGGCGGTTACATGGTCCTCGCCTCGATGATCGACTACGCCGACCGCCTCGCCGCCGGCGTCGACATTGTCGGTATTTCAGACTTCAAGACCTTCCTTGAAAACACCGAAGGCTACCGCGCGGACCTCCGCCGCGCAGAATATGGCGATGAACGCGACCCTGTCGTTGCGGCTTTCTTCGACGAAATCTCGCCGCTGAAGAATGCGTCGAAGATCTCCAAACCGCTCTTTGTCATCCAGGGCTATAATGACCCCCGCGTTCCTTACACGGAAGCAGAGCAGATCCTTGCTGCCGTCAAATCGAACGGTGTCCCGGCCTGGTTCATGATGGCGATGGATGAAGGTCATGGCTTCCGGAAGAAGTCCAACCGGGAAGCCCAGCGCGAAGCAGAAACCATGTTCCTGAAGGAAGTTCTGGAACTTGAATAA
- the uvrC gene encoding excinuclease ABC subunit UvrC, whose amino-acid sequence MTDAASGAAPTRGVDVIRDHLKHLPARPGVYRMFGEAGEVLYVGKARDLKARVSNYTRMGGHTQRIARMISMTRSMEFVVTESETEALLLEASLVKSLKPRFNVLLRDDKSFPYILIRRNHEAPQIKKYRGSKQDEGDYFGPFASAGAVMQTLDTLQKAFLLRTCEDSVYSARTRPCMLHQIKRCAAPCVGLVSREDYTALADQAADFLRGKGADLQKRLAADMEAASEAMEFETAARLRDRIRALAHVRATQDVNPDGIEEADVFAIAMDGGVSCVQVFFIRAGQNWGATAHFPRHERDQSVEEVLAAFLVQFYDKRPPPRLILVNELPEQADLIEEALALKAGRKIELRRPERGAKRDLLTQAERNAGEALSRKLADSASQERLLSEVQKVFELPSVPDRIEVYDNSHIQGTNAVGGMVVAGPEGFQKQAYRKFNIKDADLTPGDDYGMMREVMRRRFARALKEKEAGNVSDWPDLVLIDGGLGQLSATLETLAELGLTPEDVTLVSIAKGVDRNAGREQFFRPGRAPFKLPENAPVLYYLQRLRDEAHRWAIGAHRQKRAAEAARSPLDEIEGIGPARKKALLHHFGSARGVSRAKVADLMEVEGVNEALAQRIYGHFNGG is encoded by the coding sequence ATGACCGACGCAGCCTCCGGCGCTGCCCCAACGCGTGGGGTGGACGTCATCCGCGATCATCTCAAGCACCTGCCGGCCAGGCCGGGCGTCTACCGTATGTTCGGTGAGGCGGGCGAGGTGCTGTATGTCGGCAAGGCGCGCGACCTCAAAGCGCGGGTGTCGAACTATACGCGCATGGGCGGGCACACCCAGCGGATTGCGCGGATGATCTCGATGACGCGCTCGATGGAGTTCGTCGTCACCGAGAGCGAGACCGAGGCGCTGCTGCTGGAAGCCAGCCTCGTCAAATCATTGAAGCCCCGCTTCAACGTGCTGCTGCGCGACGACAAGTCGTTTCCCTATATCCTGATCCGCCGGAACCATGAGGCGCCGCAGATCAAGAAGTATCGCGGCAGCAAACAGGATGAGGGCGACTATTTCGGCCCGTTCGCCAGCGCCGGCGCGGTGATGCAGACGCTGGACACGTTGCAGAAAGCCTTCCTGCTGCGCACCTGCGAGGACAGCGTGTATTCCGCGCGGACGCGGCCCTGCATGCTGCACCAGATCAAGCGCTGCGCGGCGCCCTGCGTCGGCCTGGTATCGAGAGAGGATTACACCGCGCTGGCTGACCAGGCGGCCGACTTCCTGCGCGGGAAGGGGGCTGACCTTCAGAAGCGGCTGGCCGCTGACATGGAAGCAGCCTCCGAAGCGATGGAATTCGAGACCGCCGCGCGCCTGCGCGACCGAATCCGCGCGCTGGCGCATGTGCGCGCCACGCAGGACGTGAACCCTGACGGCATCGAAGAGGCAGACGTATTCGCTATCGCCATGGATGGCGGGGTTTCCTGTGTGCAGGTGTTTTTCATCCGGGCCGGGCAGAATTGGGGGGCGACGGCGCATTTCCCCCGGCATGAGCGCGACCAGTCTGTTGAGGAAGTGCTCGCCGCGTTTCTTGTCCAGTTTTACGACAAGCGGCCGCCACCCAGGCTGATCCTCGTGAATGAATTGCCCGAACAGGCGGACCTGATCGAAGAGGCGCTGGCGCTGAAGGCTGGCCGCAAGATCGAGCTGCGCCGGCCTGAGCGCGGCGCCAAGCGAGACCTGCTGACCCAGGCCGAGCGCAATGCGGGCGAAGCGCTTTCGCGCAAGCTGGCAGATTCGGCGAGCCAGGAGCGGCTGCTGAGCGAAGTGCAGAAGGTGTTTGAACTTCCGTCCGTACCCGACCGGATTGAAGTGTACGACAACTCCCACATCCAGGGCACCAATGCCGTTGGCGGAATGGTGGTGGCCGGGCCGGAAGGGTTCCAAAAGCAGGCGTATCGCAAGTTCAACATCAAGGACGCAGACCTCACGCCGGGCGACGATTACGGCATGATGCGTGAGGTGATGCGGCGGCGGTTTGCGCGGGCGCTGAAGGAGAAGGAGGCGGGCAATGTCTCCGACTGGCCAGATCTTGTTCTGATCGATGGCGGTTTGGGCCAGTTGAGCGCGACGCTGGAAACGCTGGCGGAGCTTGGTTTGACCCCGGAGGATGTGACGCTGGTCTCCATCGCCAAAGGCGTTGACCGAAATGCCGGGCGCGAGCAGTTTTTTCGGCCGGGCAGGGCGCCGTTCAAGCTGCCGGAGAATGCGCCGGTGCTCTACTATCTGCAGCGCCTGCGCGATGAGGCTCACCGCTGGGCCATCGGCGCACACCGCCAGAAACGTGCGGCAGAAGCGGCGCGTTCACCGCTTGATGAAATCGAGGGTATCGGCCCGGCACGGAAGAAGGCGCTGTTGCACCATTTCGGATCGGCCCGCGGCGTGTCGCGCGCGAAGGTGGCCGACCTTATGGAGGTCGAGGGCGTCAACGAAGCATTGGCGCAGCGGATCTACGGCCATTTCAACGGCGGGTGA
- a CDS encoding oxygenase MpaB family protein, with the protein MTASLEHVHQRVEHQKTALPVMYGAVDFSASPERYTDDVSVSSMAAYADKFPAPPADMVARVKAYTMLGDVTADAYAMLMPKFGFRRLVTMLQTACDKGLEAVPDAPPELVALIREMEVKPAWLDMDLVRKGAKANRLPMALFAPWTIRGAFLATFMNKYTALPMALTGTLSNTTAAKRVNETATFFTVTTLPNALEPRGEGFKAAAMVRLMHSMVRFNVLRAGNAWDKSVYGIPIPQVDQMPAGLIDVFLLAFKMVGQGRTEFTAEERARVEFSRYRCYLLGLPEDLLMDTPQGIIDMMNARSASIRSGFDDATCGELVRATMAAYLPPERSLVSRVRNSLERRVGRIVLVQRFLGGNAAAARDMGVPVGLADYLTAGIILPAIGLKMALYGLADKVPGLREMADRRLVAKIHRLLKRYGHAEFTTDAEQYRPAVPAAAGH; encoded by the coding sequence ATGACCGCTTCGCTAGAACATGTGCACCAGCGAGTTGAACACCAGAAGACGGCTCTTCCCGTAATGTATGGCGCAGTGGACTTCTCGGCGAGTCCTGAGCGCTACACAGACGATGTTTCTGTAAGCTCCATGGCAGCGTATGCCGACAAATTCCCGGCGCCACCGGCGGATATGGTGGCGCGCGTCAAAGCCTATACGATGCTGGGGGATGTGACGGCCGACGCCTATGCGATGCTGATGCCTAAGTTTGGCTTTCGGCGGCTGGTGACCATGCTGCAAACGGCCTGCGACAAGGGCCTTGAGGCCGTGCCGGATGCACCGCCCGAACTGGTGGCGCTGATCCGCGAGATGGAAGTGAAGCCGGCCTGGCTGGACATGGATCTTGTGCGCAAGGGTGCGAAGGCGAACCGGTTGCCGATGGCCCTGTTTGCGCCCTGGACCATTCGCGGGGCGTTCCTGGCGACCTTCATGAACAAGTATACCGCGTTGCCGATGGCGCTGACGGGCACGCTCTCCAACACGACAGCGGCCAAGCGCGTGAATGAAACGGCGACGTTCTTCACCGTGACTACGCTGCCGAATGCGCTGGAGCCGCGCGGGGAAGGCTTCAAGGCGGCGGCGATGGTGCGCCTGATGCATTCCATGGTGCGCTTCAATGTGCTGCGCGCCGGCAATGCCTGGGACAAGTCCGTCTACGGTATTCCGATCCCGCAGGTGGACCAGATGCCGGCGGGCCTGATTGATGTGTTCTTGCTGGCCTTCAAGATGGTGGGGCAAGGACGTACGGAGTTTACCGCCGAGGAGCGCGCCCGCGTCGAGTTCAGCCGCTATCGCTGCTACCTTCTGGGGCTGCCCGAAGACCTGCTGATGGATACGCCGCAGGGCATTATCGACATGATGAACGCCCGCAGCGCGTCGATCCGTTCCGGCTTTGATGATGCAACCTGCGGGGAGCTAGTGCGCGCGACGATGGCGGCTTACCTGCCGCCGGAACGTTCGCTGGTCAGCCGTGTTCGCAACTCACTGGAGCGGCGCGTCGGCCGGATCGTGCTGGTGCAGCGCTTCCTGGGGGGCAATGCCGCAGCGGCGCGGGACATGGGCGTGCCGGTCGGGCTGGCCGACTATCTGACAGCGGGTATCATCCTGCCGGCCATCGGGCTCAAGATGGCGCTCTATGGCCTGGCCGACAAAGTGCCGGGCCTGCGGGAGATGGCGGACCGGCGGCTGGTGGCGAAGATCCACCGTTTGCTGAAACGCTATGGCCACGCCGAATTTACGACGGATGCGGAACAGTATCGCCCAGCCGTTCCGGCAGCGGCGGGCCATTAA
- a CDS encoding TetR/AcrR family transcriptional regulator gives MTDKPRRNPKQARAQATVDAILAATFQLLEAEGATKLTTNRIAERAGVSIGTLYQYFEDRDDILAAMGERQAEAVRQKVTEIVLASPEQDSIRTIIQAIMSGIEGSPETRIVLMDALFKARGESVLSQHHIAFMSSISDRSELSFALGRESAFVLTHAVVCLLRASAAEPELELDPKALEDELVLLIESYLAGLAARSARMAG, from the coding sequence ATGACTGATAAACCTAGGAGAAATCCGAAGCAGGCGCGTGCGCAGGCGACGGTAGATGCCATTCTGGCCGCGACGTTTCAGCTTTTAGAAGCTGAGGGCGCCACCAAATTGACCACGAACCGGATTGCAGAACGAGCCGGCGTCAGCATCGGCACGCTGTATCAATACTTCGAGGATCGGGACGACATCCTCGCCGCGATGGGCGAGCGTCAGGCCGAAGCGGTGCGACAGAAAGTGACCGAGATCGTGCTCGCCTCCCCCGAACAGGACAGCATCCGCACCATCATCCAGGCGATCATGTCGGGCATCGAAGGCTCGCCGGAAACCCGCATCGTGCTGATGGACGCGCTGTTCAAGGCACGCGGCGAAAGTGTTCTCAGCCAGCATCACATTGCTTTTATGAGCTCGATCAGTGACCGAAGTGAGCTGAGCTTTGCGCTGGGTCGGGAGTCCGCTTTCGTACTCACCCACGCTGTCGTCTGCCTTTTGAGAGCGTCCGCTGCAGAGCCGGAACTGGAACTCGACCCCAAAGCGCTGGAAGACGAACTTGTTCTTCTGATCGAAAGCTATCTTGCGGGCCTCGCTGCGCGCAGCGCCCGGATGGCGGGCTGA
- a CDS encoding glutathione S-transferase family protein — protein sequence MITLHHLEKSQSIRILWLLEELGVPYEIKLYDRDPQTRLAPAAYKAISPLGTAPVITDGDLVLAETNAIIDYICDKHDDGRLRPAPGTPMRAKYLFWFHTSQGSLQPLLTNKFVMMALTTRAPFFARPIAKSLVAALDKAFFGPRLAALFREIEKALGESTWFAGDQLTAADMVMGYSMELCVHRGGMDERTYPNAYRFLKQMREHPSYLRAMEKDGKGTILL from the coding sequence ATGATCACGCTTCACCATCTCGAAAAGTCCCAATCCATCCGCATTCTCTGGCTGCTGGAGGAATTGGGCGTTCCGTATGAGATCAAGCTCTACGACCGTGATCCCCAGACCCGCCTTGCGCCGGCTGCCTACAAGGCCATCTCGCCGCTCGGCACCGCGCCCGTGATCACCGATGGCGATCTGGTTCTCGCCGAGACGAATGCCATCATCGACTATATCTGCGACAAGCATGATGACGGCCGCCTGCGCCCTGCACCAGGCACGCCGATGCGCGCGAAATACCTCTTCTGGTTCCACACCTCGCAAGGCAGCCTCCAGCCGCTGCTGACCAACAAGTTCGTCATGATGGCGCTGACCACGCGCGCGCCATTCTTCGCCCGGCCGATTGCAAAATCCCTCGTCGCCGCGCTGGACAAGGCCTTCTTCGGCCCGCGCCTGGCTGCCCTCTTCCGCGAAATCGAAAAGGCCCTCGGCGAGTCGACTTGGTTTGCCGGTGACCAGCTCACCGCAGCCGACATGGTGATGGGCTATTCCATGGAACTCTGCGTCCATCGTGGCGGCATGGACGAGAGGACCTATCCCAACGCCTACCGCTTCCTGAAGCAAATGCGCGAACACCCCTCCTACCTCCGCGCCATGGAGAAGGACGGCAAAGGCACCATCCTTCTCTGA